A genomic stretch from Gemmatimonadaceae bacterium includes:
- a CDS encoding replication-associated recombination protein A translates to MPKKFRRPPAGAGEREASLFTPPASAQPLAARMRPRDLDEVVGQQHLIAPGKTLRDAIEKGAIGSMVFWGPPGSGKTTIGWLIARYTDREFVPFSAVTEGVPRIREIIAAAEERLELGRQTILFVDEIHRFNKAQQDAFLPHVESGTISLIGATTENPSFEMNRALLSRMRVFVLEPISPDDLRQLVIRALTDNDRGLGALGLDVDDDAIELIVVESDGDARRALTVLEAAAIQAGNGGRITAAGARDAMQKRFAHHDKSGESHFNMLSALHKSLRGSDPNGALYWMARMIEGGEDPMTIFRRAIAMAAEDIGLSDPNALQLAIAARDAYHMLGPPEGYLPLSEMIIYLATAPKSNSSYRALNAALEAARATPGEPVPMHIRNAPTGLMKELGYGEGYQYAHGVPAAYIPQEYLPDKLKGTVFYEPGPFGFEKEIAKRLAWWAELRERVTGNG, encoded by the coding sequence ATGCCGAAGAAATTCCGCCGGCCGCCCGCGGGCGCGGGCGAGCGAGAGGCGTCGCTGTTCACGCCGCCGGCGTCGGCTCAGCCACTGGCCGCGCGCATGCGTCCGCGCGACCTCGATGAAGTCGTCGGCCAGCAGCATCTGATCGCGCCCGGCAAGACGCTCCGCGACGCAATCGAGAAGGGCGCGATCGGCTCCATGGTCTTCTGGGGACCGCCCGGATCGGGTAAGACAACGATCGGCTGGCTGATCGCGCGGTACACCGACCGTGAGTTTGTTCCGTTCTCCGCGGTGACGGAAGGCGTGCCGCGCATTCGCGAGATCATCGCGGCGGCGGAAGAACGGCTCGAGCTCGGCCGGCAGACGATTCTGTTCGTGGACGAGATCCACCGTTTCAACAAGGCGCAGCAGGATGCCTTCCTGCCGCATGTCGAGAGCGGAACGATCTCGCTCATTGGCGCGACGACGGAGAACCCGTCGTTCGAGATGAACCGCGCGCTGCTCTCGCGGATGCGCGTGTTCGTGCTCGAGCCGATATCGCCTGACGATCTGCGTCAGCTCGTGATCCGCGCGCTCACCGACAACGATCGTGGGCTCGGCGCGCTGGGCCTCGATGTTGACGATGACGCCATCGAGCTGATCGTAGTCGAGTCGGATGGCGACGCGCGGCGCGCGCTCACCGTCCTCGAGGCGGCGGCGATCCAGGCGGGGAATGGGGGCAGAATCACCGCGGCCGGCGCGCGCGATGCCATGCAGAAGCGGTTCGCGCACCACGACAAGAGCGGTGAATCGCACTTCAACATGCTGTCGGCGCTGCACAAGTCGCTACGCGGCAGCGACCCGAACGGCGCGCTCTATTGGATGGCGCGGATGATCGAAGGCGGGGAGGATCCGATGACGATCTTCCGCCGCGCGATCGCGATGGCCGCGGAGGACATCGGCCTGTCCGATCCGAATGCGCTCCAGCTCGCCATCGCGGCGCGCGATGCGTACCACATGCTCGGTCCGCCGGAAGGTTATCTCCCGCTGTCGGAGATGATCATCTATCTGGCGACTGCGCCCAAGTCCAACTCGTCGTACCGCGCGCTCAACGCCGCGCTGGAGGCGGCGCGCGCCACACCGGGCGAGCCCGTGCCGATGCACATCCGCAACGCGCCAACGGGGCTGATGAAGGAACTGGGGTATGGAGAGGGGTACCAGTACGCTCACGGCGTCCCCGCGGCATACATCCCGCAAGAGTATTTGCCGGACAAGCTGAAGGGGACGGTGTTCTACGAGCCCGGTCCATTCGGATTCGAGAAGGAAATAGCGAAGCGGCTGGCATGGTGGGCCGAGCTTCGGGAACGGGTAACGGGTAACGGGTAG
- a CDS encoding ZIP family metal transporter: MNRTAVAYTLIAAAANVAGSAAVTSRSRWSVPALEKLIALSAGFMVSVALLDLAPEAIEQRGAAAGPLILIGFLLVHLTQHTLVPHFHFGEEVHEVTRAVSMSALAGLLLHTFVDGVAIASGFQVRASLGFLVFIAILLHKLPEGLAISSLFLASGASRKRALLAGASLGVATIVGGLLTEFSSALASYGLALAAGVSLYVGASNLVPEFQAKRDWRLQGSFFAGCALYILARNLIRIYV; the protein is encoded by the coding sequence GTGAATCGCACGGCGGTCGCGTACACGCTGATCGCGGCCGCGGCGAACGTCGCCGGGTCCGCGGCGGTCACGTCGCGCTCACGGTGGAGCGTGCCCGCGCTCGAGAAGCTGATCGCTCTCTCGGCGGGATTCATGGTTTCGGTGGCGCTCCTCGATCTCGCACCGGAAGCGATCGAGCAGCGTGGCGCCGCCGCCGGTCCGCTGATACTCATCGGATTCCTGCTCGTGCATCTCACGCAGCACACGCTCGTGCCACATTTCCATTTCGGCGAAGAGGTGCACGAGGTTACGCGGGCGGTGAGCATGTCGGCGCTCGCCGGGCTTCTCCTGCATACGTTCGTGGACGGTGTCGCCATCGCCAGCGGATTCCAGGTGCGCGCGTCGCTCGGCTTTCTGGTCTTCATCGCGATTCTGCTGCACAAGCTGCCCGAGGGACTGGCGATATCGAGTCTGTTCCTGGCGTCCGGCGCATCGCGAAAGCGCGCGCTGTTAGCCGGCGCGTCGCTGGGTGTTGCGACCATCGTCGGCGGGCTCCTGACCGAATTCTCGTCTGCTCTCGCGTCGTACGGTCTCGCGCTCGCCGCCGGCGTCAGTCTTTACGTGGGGGCGTCGAATCTCGTGCCAGAGTTTCAGGCCAAGCGCGACTGGAGGTTGCAGGGGAGCTTCTTCGCCGGGTGCGCGCTCTACATTCTGGCGCGGAACCTGATAAGGATTTACGTGTGA
- a CDS encoding asparaginase: MIVILFTGGTIAMRNDPDGSGAVPSLTASEILNATRGINAVTGVETEEWGAFPGPHMTVERMWALRNRIREHIARPEVTGVVVTHGTDTLEESAYLVARSLPAEKPVVFTGAMRTVSDLGWDGPANLLEAVRVAASPETRGFGAMVVISGQIFAALDATKTNTHLLDAFESPGFGPLGVLDEGELIVHREMPPMPPIVSPAELATPVDIIFVAAGSDARLLDASRQVARGVVVAAMGRGNVPPALVPAIERWIADDKPVVITSRTQGGRVGRTYGYAGGGRRLEEIGVIFGGSRRAQQARIDLMLALGDGMSMERTRDLFRDG; this comes from the coding sequence ATGATTGTCATCCTCTTCACCGGCGGAACGATCGCCATGCGCAACGATCCGGACGGAAGCGGCGCTGTGCCATCGCTCACGGCGTCCGAGATCCTCAACGCGACGCGCGGAATCAACGCGGTCACCGGCGTCGAGACCGAGGAATGGGGGGCGTTTCCCGGTCCGCACATGACTGTCGAGCGCATGTGGGCGCTTCGCAACCGCATCCGCGAGCACATCGCGCGCCCCGAGGTCACCGGAGTCGTCGTAACGCACGGCACCGACACGCTCGAGGAGTCGGCGTATCTCGTCGCGCGATCACTGCCCGCCGAGAAGCCGGTGGTGTTCACCGGAGCGATGCGCACGGTGAGTGATCTCGGATGGGACGGGCCGGCGAATCTTCTCGAGGCGGTGCGCGTTGCGGCAAGCCCGGAGACACGCGGCTTCGGCGCGATGGTCGTGATCAGCGGACAGATCTTCGCCGCGCTCGACGCGACGAAGACGAACACTCATCTGCTCGACGCCTTCGAAAGTCCCGGCTTCGGCCCGCTCGGCGTGCTCGATGAGGGCGAGCTGATCGTGCATCGCGAGATGCCACCGATGCCTCCCATCGTCAGTCCTGCCGAGCTTGCGACGCCAGTTGATATCATTTTCGTCGCCGCTGGGTCCGACGCGCGGCTGCTCGATGCATCGCGACAGGTCGCGCGCGGCGTGGTCGTCGCCGCGATGGGGCGCGGCAATGTGCCGCCGGCGCTGGTGCCCGCGATCGAGCGGTGGATCGCCGACGACAAGCCGGTAGTGATCACCTCGCGCACGCAGGGCGGACGTGTAGGTCGCACGTACGGCTACGCCGGAGGCGGGCGTCGCCTCGAGGAGATCGGCGTGATATTCGGCGGCTCGCGGCGGGCCCAGCAGGCGCGCATTGATCTCATGCTCGCGCTCGGCGACGGAATGTCCATGGAACGCACACGCGACCTGTTCAGGGACGGCTGA
- the alaS gene encoding alanine--tRNA ligase, whose translation MQASEIRTRFLQYFERQGHAIRPSGSLVPSDDPTLLFANAGMVQFKRLFLGLETPAFGRRATTSQKCVRAGGKHNDLEQVGHTARHHTFFEMLGNFSFGDYFKRDAIRYAWEFLSGDLKIDPKHIRVTVFEEDDEARSLWHEITGLADSRIYGLGAHDNFWQMADTGPCGPCSEIYVDLAHVAADWRFPAGAAGEWTDLERTEFSRDAFVEGAEAGRFLEIWNLVFMQFDRQEDGTLVPLPKPSVDTGMGLERVAAVLQGVTNNYHTDLFAPLISQLESVSGIAYRGRESDESYWFDLGPTAKSDGARSAAVKTGNRVNVDPASFRVVADHARAVAFLLADGVFPSNEGRGYVLRRILRRAVRHAWLLGRASPTLVDVVQRVIEMMSDVYPELRQRERHIIDTTRAEEQRFLATIDGGMRRFDELAPEDTTQGSAEVKGTIPGEDVFKLYDTFGFPIDLTELMARERGYTVDFAGFESALAAQRAQSQQERKSKKIGITADDLADTSWVPADPVTFVGYDRIAADTEVTAIRELPEGRVAVMLRETPFYVESGGQVSDRGSIVGEGWRIDVDEVRRIAGKATAIGKAEGAVSMGPATATVPRDARLDTERNHTATHLLHAALRAVLGEHVHQAGSLVAPDRLRFDFTHHGPMTDAQVEEVEDMVNRGVLAAIPLGVQQRPYAEAVAGGAMALFGEKYGDVVRVVTIPGVSAELCGGTHVRNTAEITLFQVVSETGVAAGVRRIEAVTGPRAYEMVTGRRRTLHDVAGLLRSSPAAIVKRLQGVLDERRSLEKKLDEAMKSGGSSGMQQLIDRATKVDGVTVVAAAVPAMDMKSLQALGDALREKMESGVAVLSASFDDGKNSLLGIVTDDLRERGLRADAIIRDVAAIAGGRGGGKPHMAQAGIPDAERLPEALAAVPGVVQAHLAR comes from the coding sequence ATGCAGGCATCCGAAATTCGCACACGATTCCTTCAGTACTTCGAGCGCCAGGGCCACGCCATTCGCCCCAGCGGCTCGCTCGTGCCCTCCGACGACCCGACGCTCCTCTTCGCCAACGCCGGGATGGTGCAGTTCAAGCGCCTCTTCCTCGGCCTCGAGACCCCCGCCTTCGGCAGGCGCGCCACGACTTCGCAGAAATGCGTCCGCGCCGGCGGTAAGCACAACGACCTCGAGCAGGTAGGCCACACCGCCCGCCACCACACCTTCTTCGAGATGCTCGGCAACTTCTCGTTCGGCGACTACTTCAAGCGCGACGCGATTCGCTACGCCTGGGAGTTCCTCAGCGGCGACCTGAAAATAGACCCGAAGCACATCCGCGTCACGGTCTTCGAAGAGGACGACGAAGCGCGCTCCCTCTGGCACGAGATCACCGGGCTGGCGGACTCGCGCATCTATGGGCTCGGAGCGCACGACAACTTCTGGCAAATGGCCGACACGGGACCGTGCGGACCGTGCTCGGAGATCTACGTGGACCTCGCGCACGTTGCAGCAGACTGGCGCTTCCCCGCGGGTGCCGCTGGCGAGTGGACCGATCTCGAGCGAACGGAATTCTCGCGCGACGCTTTCGTCGAAGGCGCCGAGGCGGGACGGTTCCTCGAGATCTGGAATCTGGTTTTCATGCAGTTCGACCGGCAGGAGGACGGAACGCTCGTTCCGCTCCCCAAGCCATCGGTTGATACCGGCATGGGCCTCGAGCGCGTCGCCGCAGTGCTCCAGGGTGTCACCAACAACTACCACACCGACCTCTTCGCGCCGCTCATATCGCAACTGGAGTCGGTGAGCGGGATTGCCTATCGCGGCAGGGAATCAGACGAATCGTACTGGTTCGACCTCGGCCCCACCGCCAAGTCCGACGGCGCGCGCTCGGCCGCCGTGAAGACCGGCAATCGCGTGAACGTGGACCCGGCTTCGTTCCGCGTCGTCGCCGATCACGCACGCGCGGTGGCGTTTCTGCTGGCGGACGGAGTTTTTCCGTCGAATGAGGGACGCGGCTACGTGCTGCGCCGCATTCTCCGACGCGCCGTGCGCCACGCATGGCTCCTCGGACGCGCGTCGCCGACGCTGGTGGACGTGGTTCAGCGTGTCATCGAGATGATGAGCGACGTGTATCCGGAGCTGCGCCAGCGCGAGCGCCACATCATTGATACGACCCGCGCCGAAGAACAGCGCTTTCTCGCCACGATTGACGGCGGAATGCGTCGGTTCGACGAGCTCGCGCCCGAAGACACTACGCAGGGGTCCGCCGAGGTGAAGGGCACGATCCCGGGCGAGGACGTATTCAAGCTGTATGACACGTTCGGCTTCCCGATTGATCTCACCGAGCTGATGGCGCGCGAGCGCGGCTACACGGTGGACTTCGCCGGATTCGAGTCGGCGCTCGCCGCGCAGCGCGCGCAATCGCAACAGGAGCGCAAGTCGAAGAAAATCGGAATCACCGCGGATGACCTCGCCGACACGAGCTGGGTTCCAGCGGATCCGGTCACGTTCGTCGGCTACGATCGCATCGCCGCGGATACAGAGGTCACGGCGATTCGCGAGCTGCCGGAAGGACGCGTCGCGGTGATGCTGCGCGAGACACCGTTCTACGTTGAATCGGGCGGGCAGGTGTCGGACCGCGGCTCGATAGTCGGAGAGGGATGGAGGATTGATGTGGACGAGGTGAGGCGAATCGCGGGAAAGGCCACCGCGATAGGCAAGGCGGAAGGTGCCGTCTCCATGGGACCCGCCACCGCGACTGTTCCGCGCGATGCGCGGCTGGACACTGAGCGCAATCATACCGCCACGCACCTCCTCCACGCGGCGCTCCGTGCGGTGCTTGGCGAGCACGTGCATCAGGCAGGCTCGCTTGTTGCTCCCGATCGGCTCCGCTTCGATTTCACGCATCACGGCCCGATGACGGACGCGCAGGTCGAAGAGGTCGAGGACATGGTCAATCGCGGCGTGCTCGCCGCAATTCCCCTCGGCGTCCAGCAGCGGCCCTACGCCGAGGCGGTGGCGGGCGGCGCGATGGCGCTGTTCGGGGAGAAGTACGGCGACGTCGTACGCGTGGTCACTATCCCGGGCGTATCGGCCGAGCTCTGCGGCGGCACTCACGTCCGCAACACGGCGGAGATCACGCTGTTCCAGGTGGTGAGCGAGACGGGAGTCGCCGCAGGCGTGCGGCGTATCGAAGCCGTGACGGGTCCGCGCGCGTACGAGATGGTTACCGGGCGCCGCAGGACGCTCCACGACGTCGCCGGGCTGCTGCGCTCGTCGCCCGCGGCGATCGTGAAGCGGCTCCAGGGTGTTCTCGACGAGCGCCGCTCGCTGGAAAAGAAGCTCGACGAGGCGATGAAGAGCGGCGGATCGAGCGGCATGCAGCAACTGATAGATCGCGCCACGAAAGTGGACGGCGTGACGGTTGTCGCGGCTGCCGTGCCGGCGATGGACATGAAATCGCTCCAGGCGCTCGGCGACGCGCTTCGTGAGAAGATGGAAAGCGGAGTGGCGGTGCTGTCCGCGTCGTTCGACGATGGGAAGAACTCGCTGCTTGGAATCGTCACCGACGATCTGCGCGAGCGCGGCCTGCGCGCGGATGCGATCATCCGCGACGTGGCGGCTATCGCGGGCGGGCGCGGTGGCGGCAAGCCGCACATGGCGCAGGCGGGGATCCCGGATGCGGAGAGACTTCCTGAAGCTCTCGCGGCGGTTCCCGGCGTGGTGCAGGCTCACCTCGCGCGCTGA
- a CDS encoding regulatory protein RecX has protein sequence MAGSAYDYALNLLSARAYTTRNLRRKLVQKQFDATAVEAAMERLISSGLLDDSRYAAEYARQKLVHGGASVRRVEQDLARKGVARDLAKRAAASVMDEEAIDTSVAVLRAAQKKLASLGDLEPVVKRRRVFAFLARRGFELNEINAAIDRILL, from the coding sequence ATGGCCGGCAGCGCCTACGACTACGCACTCAACCTCCTCTCGGCGCGCGCGTACACGACCCGCAATCTTCGGCGGAAGCTCGTGCAGAAGCAATTCGATGCGACGGCGGTGGAAGCCGCGATGGAGCGGCTGATCTCGAGCGGCCTGCTCGACGACTCGCGGTACGCGGCGGAGTACGCGAGGCAGAAGCTGGTGCATGGGGGCGCGTCAGTTCGGCGGGTCGAGCAGGACCTGGCGCGGAAGGGAGTCGCCCGCGACTTGGCGAAGCGCGCGGCGGCCTCTGTGATGGACGAGGAAGCCATTGACACGTCCGTGGCGGTGCTCAGGGCGGCTCAAAAAAAGCTTGCCTCGCTGGGCGATCTGGAGCCCGTGGTGAAGCGTCGGAGGGTGTTCGCGTTTCTCGCGCGCCGGGGTTTCGAGCTCAACGAAATAAACGCCGCGATCGATCGGATATTGTTGTAG
- the recA gene encoding recombinase RecA — MAVSVMGEDKKKALNLAIAQIEKTCGKGSIMKMGSDARVRIDAIPTGAINLDAAIGVGGIPRGRVTEIYGPESSGKTTLCLHVVANAQRAGGVAAYIDAEHALDIDYAQRLGVDIDNLLVSQPDTGEQAMEICEILVRSGAVDVVVIDSVAALVPRAEIEGDMGDSHLGLQARLMSQALRKLTGAIARSKTSVIFINQLREKIGVMFGNPETTTGGKALKFYASVRLDIRRIGQVKEKEEIIGSHVRVKVVKNKVAPPFKQAEFDIMYSEGISHASLVLDIAAESGIIDKSGAWYSYGSQRIGQGRENAKMYLKDNPALLAEVEEKVKTVLGIRSGNSESEPDTTEE, encoded by the coding sequence ATGGCGGTTTCGGTGATGGGGGAAGACAAGAAAAAGGCGTTGAACCTGGCTATCGCGCAGATCGAGAAGACCTGCGGCAAGGGTTCGATCATGAAGATGGGCTCGGACGCGCGAGTGCGCATTGATGCGATTCCCACCGGGGCGATCAACCTCGACGCGGCGATCGGCGTGGGCGGAATTCCGCGTGGCAGAGTGACGGAGATCTACGGGCCCGAGTCGAGCGGCAAGACGACGCTCTGCCTGCACGTCGTCGCGAACGCGCAGCGCGCGGGCGGTGTCGCCGCGTACATAGACGCCGAGCATGCGCTGGACATTGACTATGCGCAGCGGCTGGGGGTGGACATTGACAACCTCCTCGTGTCGCAGCCGGATACCGGCGAGCAGGCGATGGAGATCTGCGAGATCCTCGTGCGTTCGGGTGCGGTGGACGTGGTGGTGATCGATTCCGTGGCGGCGCTCGTTCCGCGGGCGGAGATCGAGGGCGACATGGGCGACTCGCATTTAGGCCTCCAGGCCCGCCTCATGAGCCAGGCGCTCCGGAAGCTGACGGGAGCCATCGCGCGCTCCAAAACATCTGTTATCTTCATCAACCAGCTCCGCGAGAAGATCGGCGTGATGTTCGGGAACCCCGAGACGACCACCGGCGGAAAGGCGCTCAAGTTCTACGCTTCCGTCCGGCTGGACATCCGGCGGATTGGGCAGGTGAAGGAGAAGGAGGAAATCATCGGCTCGCACGTCCGGGTGAAGGTCGTAAAGAACAAGGTGGCCCCCCCGTTCAAGCAGGCCGAATTCGATATCATGTACTCGGAAGGGATCAGCCACGCGAGTCTGGTGCTGGACATTGCCGCGGAATCTGGTATCATCGACAAGTCGGGTGCGTGGTACAGCTATGGCTCCCAGCGGATCGGGCAGGGCCGCGAGAACGCCAAGATGTACCTGAAGGACAACCCTGCGCTGCTTGCGGAAGTGGAAGAGAAAGTGAAGACCGTGCTCGGGATTCGCTCCGGAAATAGCGAGAGCGAGCCGGACACGACGGAAGAGTAG
- a CDS encoding YraN family protein, translated as MTAARQALGERGERIAEEWLVARGWRVLERRFRSGHRDIDLVVERVGGEGRMIAFVEVKTRVSAAFGGPLAAVHWRKQREMVRAARDWIGRSRQAGDVFRFDVVGIVYGSGTPEIVHIENAFQVR; from the coding sequence ATGACAGCGGCGCGTCAGGCGTTGGGCGAGCGAGGGGAGCGGATAGCGGAGGAATGGCTGGTCGCACGCGGATGGCGGGTTCTCGAGCGTAGATTCAGGAGCGGACACCGCGACATCGATCTTGTCGTCGAGCGCGTCGGCGGTGAGGGACGCATGATCGCTTTCGTCGAGGTCAAGACGCGGGTGTCAGCGGCATTCGGGGGCCCGCTCGCGGCGGTGCACTGGCGAAAGCAGCGGGAGATGGTGCGGGCCGCACGTGACTGGATCGGCCGGTCGCGGCAGGCGGGGGACGTTTTCCGGTTCGATGTCGTTGGGATCGTGTACGGATCGGGGACCCCCGAGATCGTGCACATCGAAAACGCGTTTCAGGTGAGATGA
- a CDS encoding DNA translocase FtsK, with product MATTSRRSSKTRPTEKRSLKQGSGTTSSSVLRRELWGIALILFAIFLGGALAMQGVAMLRGQVDVRQSFGWAGSLLAYPMARLLGWPSAALIPIALAAHALRLFGRLDQRTDRSWMVFLLGLVVLLPVGLGLAEGGLRDATALSGLWGSFAAFYLLQFAGTAGAWILVALSLSALMAATLSWNPIRAIVGRSPDRPAASDENAETPEANVEPVSPRRDRAQLPPEPTPEEMPALDIALMNGAGPEDESSALRADRKKREKKSKADLATEHDERIAAAIESTAGSVPGADDDLPSPDLLTPAPPRYVDLGNRELDAMGVKLMDALRTFRVEGELVGRTTGPVVTQFEIVPAAGVKVRQFATLANDLALAMRAPSIRIVAPIPGKGAVGVEIPNPTAEMVAFREMLESRDYQRMPAALPIALGKDLEGKPVIADLAKMPHLLIAGATGSGKSVCINTLITSLIYRHTPKTLRLLMVDPKMVELSVYNALPHLRHPVVTDNRDAAAVLRWAKDTMQERYELLAANGARNIQDFNRKVEDGIPLRNPKDPSVAFENTEYKGGILPYIVLIIDELADLMMTVQAEIETPLAILAQKARAIGIHIILATQRPSVNVLTGLIKANFASRIAFRVASQIDSRTILDTMGAESLLGNGDMLFVPPGKSEPARLQGAFISSEDTERLMKWYEDKKTRRRAMAEARGLLVEEPTESDILEMIRKKEAEEAVGGGNSGDEDGDRDKLFREAAEVVIQHQQGSTSLLQRRLKVGYGRAARIIDQLQSAGVLGPPDGSRPRDVLAGLDDLDRICGPRV from the coding sequence ATGGCGACAACATCGCGAAGATCTTCAAAGACTCGTCCCACGGAAAAGCGCTCGCTGAAGCAGGGTTCGGGGACGACCTCGTCGTCTGTGCTGCGGCGCGAGCTCTGGGGAATCGCGCTCATTCTCTTCGCAATATTCCTCGGCGGTGCACTGGCGATGCAGGGCGTCGCGATGTTGCGCGGGCAGGTTGACGTGCGGCAGAGCTTCGGATGGGCGGGAAGTCTCCTTGCATATCCGATGGCCCGCCTCCTCGGCTGGCCTTCGGCGGCTCTCATTCCCATCGCCCTCGCGGCGCACGCGCTGCGGCTGTTCGGACGGCTCGATCAGAGAACGGACAGGTCGTGGATGGTATTCCTTCTCGGACTCGTCGTGCTGCTGCCTGTCGGGCTCGGACTGGCCGAGGGCGGCCTGCGCGACGCGACAGCTCTGTCCGGATTGTGGGGCAGCTTCGCAGCGTTCTATCTGCTCCAGTTCGCCGGTACCGCGGGGGCGTGGATACTGGTCGCGCTGTCGCTGAGCGCTCTCATGGCGGCGACGCTGTCGTGGAATCCGATCCGGGCGATTGTCGGGCGCAGTCCAGATCGTCCGGCTGCCTCTGATGAGAATGCAGAGACGCCCGAGGCGAACGTCGAACCGGTTTCGCCACGCCGCGATCGTGCGCAGCTCCCGCCCGAGCCGACCCCCGAGGAGATGCCGGCGCTGGACATCGCATTGATGAACGGCGCCGGGCCCGAGGATGAATCCTCCGCGCTGCGGGCCGACAGAAAGAAGCGTGAGAAGAAGAGCAAGGCGGACCTCGCGACCGAGCATGACGAGCGGATCGCGGCCGCGATCGAATCCACCGCCGGCAGCGTGCCCGGTGCCGACGATGATCTTCCATCGCCGGATCTGCTGACACCGGCGCCGCCGCGCTACGTTGATCTCGGCAACCGCGAGCTCGACGCGATGGGTGTCAAGCTCATGGACGCGCTGCGCACGTTTCGGGTCGAGGGCGAGCTGGTTGGCCGCACGACGGGACCGGTCGTCACGCAGTTCGAGATCGTGCCCGCGGCCGGAGTGAAGGTGCGGCAGTTCGCGACACTGGCGAACGACCTCGCACTGGCGATGCGCGCGCCGAGCATCCGCATCGTCGCGCCCATCCCGGGGAAGGGAGCGGTGGGAGTCGAAATTCCGAATCCTACAGCGGAGATGGTTGCGTTCCGCGAGATGCTCGAATCGCGTGACTATCAGCGGATGCCGGCGGCGCTGCCCATCGCGCTCGGCAAGGATCTCGAGGGGAAGCCCGTCATCGCCGATCTGGCGAAGATGCCGCACCTGCTCATTGCCGGCGCGACCGGGTCGGGGAAATCCGTCTGCATCAATACGCTGATCACCAGTCTCATCTACCGCCACACGCCGAAGACGCTGCGTCTCCTGATGGTGGACCCGAAGATGGTGGAGCTGTCGGTGTACAACGCGCTTCCTCATCTGCGACATCCGGTCGTCACGGATAATCGAGACGCCGCTGCGGTGCTCCGGTGGGCGAAGGATACAATGCAGGAGCGATATGAGCTCCTGGCCGCGAACGGTGCGCGAAACATCCAGGACTTCAATCGCAAGGTCGAAGACGGCATCCCGCTCCGGAACCCGAAAGACCCGAGCGTCGCGTTCGAGAATACGGAATACAAGGGGGGGATTCTCCCGTACATCGTGCTCATCATTGACGAGCTCGCCGATCTGATGATGACGGTGCAGGCGGAGATCGAGACTCCGCTGGCGATTCTTGCGCAGAAAGCGCGCGCCATCGGAATCCACATCATCCTCGCGACGCAGCGGCCGAGCGTGAACGTGCTCACTGGCCTCATCAAGGCGAACTTCGCGAGCCGCATTGCCTTCCGCGTCGCGTCGCAGATAGACAGCCGCACGATTCTCGACACGATGGGCGCGGAGTCGCTGCTCGGCAACGGTGACATGCTGTTCGTTCCCCCGGGCAAGTCGGAGCCGGCCCGTCTTCAGGGTGCGTTCATCTCGAGCGAGGACACGGAGCGGCTGATGAAGTGGTACGAGGACAAGAAGACCCGTCGTCGCGCGATGGCCGAGGCGCGGGGTCTGTTGGTCGAGGAGCCGACGGAGTCGGACATTCTCGAGATGATCCGGAAGAAGGAGGCGGAGGAAGCGGTGGGCGGCGGTAACTCCGGAGACGAGGACGGCGATCGCGACAAGCTGTTCCGCGAGGCGGCCGAGGTGGTGATCCAGCACCAGCAGGGATCCACATCATTGTTGCAGCGTCGCCTGAAGGTCGGATATGGTCGCGCCGCTCGCATTATTGATCAGCTCCAGTCGGCGGGCGTGCTTGGACCGCCTGATGGATCGCGGCCTCGTGATGTCCTGGCCGGGCTCGACGATCTCGACCGTATTTGCGGGCCCCGCGTTTAG